The window CAGGGCGGGAGCGGGTCGCGCGCGCCTTGAAGAACCTGGACGCACGCTCGACGGAGACCAGCGAGCCAACCCTGGCGCGCGTGGGAACCGGCACCAAGGCCGACCGGAGCCAAGCCAACGGCATGGCACATTAGACAAAGACTATCGGAGGGGAGCCCCCTCGTGCAGGCCCCGGCGGCAGGTGGGGGCGCCGGGGCCTTTGAGGGGGCGGGCGATGCAAAGGCGGTCTAGTTGACCGCCTTCAGCTCGTCTGCGGTCTTCTTCCGCCATTCCAGCTCGTCGGCCACGTCCTGGAGGGTAACGCCGCTCTTGGTGTCCTCCTTCTCCTGCGCGCTGGGTGCGGGCGCGGGCGCAGGCGCGACCGGTTGACTGGGCGGCGGCTGACTTGGCGAGGCGCAGGCGGCAAGCAGCGCCAGCGCCCCGAGCAGGGCTATCCGTTGCATCATCTATACTCTCCCTCACCCGAACTATGCGGCATTTGGGCCGGGCCGGAAAGCGGAACGGTCACGAAATTGCCCTAGGAACGCCATCCCGAATTTATTTGCGATTTACTCTGGGCTGCGCGTAAATGGGGCTTCGTTGTGAAGACCCGGCGTCCATTCTTGCTGCGTCATGCCGACCTAGCTTCGAATCCTCCGAGTCTTGACGACTTAAAGCCGCCGCCGTCGCCTTCCTGAGCGGGAGAGGACGGCGGTACCTTATGACTTACGAGGACTAAGACTATGACCAAAGGAACCGTTAAGTGGTTCAACGCCACCAAGGGCTATGGATTTATCACGCCGGAAGACGGCTCGAAGGACGCCTTCGTGCACATTTCCGCCGTCGAGCGTGCTGGCCTGCCCGGCCTGAACGAAGGCCAGGTGGTGGAGTTCGAGCTTCAGATGGGTAAGAACGGCAAGGAATCTGCCCAGAACCTGAAGGTGGTCGGCTGATCTGACGCTGCTCCTTTTGAACTATTGGCAAAGGCCCGCGAGTTCTGTGAGGGAACGCGGGCCTTTCCATTTTGGACCGCGGGCCTAGGGCAGCAGCTCTTTCGGTGAGACGCTGCGGCAGCGCCACCAGACGGACCCCGCCTGAGTGTCGGCGGAGGAAACCGCCCAGCTGGAGCCGACCTCGTTTCGATCGAAGGCAACCGCGTAGAGACGCGCCAGCCCGATCAGGTCACTCCCCACCTCCAAGCCAACGATATGCAGTGGGTTATCGTAAGCCGTCACCACCACGGTCAGCCGGTCGATCAGCATTTCCTTGGGGTTGTCGGGGTTGAAAGAGATCTTCAGAAGCCCCTCGGCATCCTTGACGAAGGCGACCGGTTCGCGGTTCGGCGCCAAGGGGCGTCCATCCGGCCACTCCGAGGAAAAACCGTGCAGTTGGTTCTGCTCCGGACAGAGCAGCGCCGGCCCCTGCGCCGCCTGCAACAGCTCCAGTGAATCCTGTGCGTCCGCCCGTCCGGGCATCCAGGCCAGCAGCCCGGACAAGAGGCAAGGCGCGATGAGCTTGCGCATGGTCGAAGATCCTTCGCTGAGGGACGGCCAGATCAGCCGAAAACCGACGCTAACGCTATCAGGCCGCGCTCTGAGCGGAAAGTCGGGTTAAGGACAATTCTGGAATGTAATCCATTAAGGGAAAGTTAGACATTATTAAACAATCCTTTAATGGTATTCGCCCCCTCCTGGGCCTTAAATCCTGCCAACGGGATAACGAGGAAGGAGGGCCGCGACATGAGCGGATCCACTCAAACGAAGCGACGCAACGACAGCTGGGGCCTGCGCCACATGGGGCGTCTGCGCGGTCAAATCTCGCGCGGCGATCTGGTGATGACGCCCAGCGCCCTGGCGCGCTTCCTGAAGGCGCGCCGGAATGCGAATCAGGTCGGAAAACTGGCGACGCGCCGCATCGTATCCGCCGCCTGAAGCCGATAGGGCAAAAGTCCGGCGGGCCTCAGGCTTGCCTGGCCTGCCCCGCGCAGCCCTTGGAGCAGTAGCGCACCTTTTCCCAATCGCGCGCCCATTTCTTGCGCCAGGCGAAGGGCCTCTGGCAGACAGGGCAGAGCTTTTCCGGCAGATGCGCCTTTCGGTGGCTGCCGCCCCGGCGGCTTGGGCTCTCCCGATGGGTCATAGCGGCAGTCAGGTCAGTTGTTCTGGCAGCGCAGCGAGCGGTGCAGGCTCTCCGCCGTGGCGCGGGCCCCGGCCAGATTCGGGTTGATCGCGACCGCGGCCTGGAAGCCGGCAAGCGCAAGGTGCGGTTCCCCCTGACGGATGGCGATCTGACCCAGGCCGCAGAGCGCGCCGAAATGGCGCGGCTCCAACGAGAGCGTGCGGTCGATGTCCGACAGGCTCTCCGCGTCCCGCCCCTCTAGGAACAACAACGTGGCGCGCTTGTTCCAGACCTCGGCCCAGCCCTTCCAACGCGTTCCCATCTCATCGAGGAGCTTGTGGGCGCGGGCATCGTCACGCTTGGCGATGGCTTGGATGCAAGATTCCATGCGCGCGCAGGCCTCCGGCTCATCGTGGCTGCACCAAAGCACCCAGATCCGGTCTTCGATCTCCTGGCTTTCAAGTCCACCCTTGCCTTCGCGCAGCGCCTCGAACAGCCGGTTCAGCTCTTCGTTGGGGTAAAGCGGTTTGCTTTCGCGCAGCTCGGACACGCGGCAATAGAGCCGGTGGAACTGCTCCTCGGCCTTGCGGTCGCGCTTTTCGGGAAACTCAAGCATGGCCCGCCGCCGGTGACTCCCGCTCCACGGCGCGCGCGGCTGCGAAAGCCTGATCGAGAAGTTGGCGCGTCATGGCTTCCGCCGTTTCCTCGCCGCCGCTGAGCATGGCGCAGCGCACCGCGAGCGCCATGGCCATGGCTTGCAGCAGATCGCCGTTGCTGGTGGTCGGATCCAGTTTCACCTCCCGGTCGAGGGTGCCAAGAACGGCGCTCAACATCTGGGATACCCGGACCGGATCGCCGGTTTCGCCATGTAGGGGAAACTCGAAGTCCAGCCGGTCGCCCGTCGCCGTTTCCGCTCTGTAGGGAAGCTTGGCCGCCATCAGTCCCTGTTGCTCCGTCCCTTGTTGCCTTGTGCATCGAGGGGAGAACTTGGGCAAACGCCCCGTCAAACCCCTACCCCAAAGAAATGGCGCCACAGGGCAGATTGGAAAGCCCCGTTGACAGAGCTTTTGTCATATTTTTCGGCGGCAAGCGCCGTTCGAGAACAGCTTCAGAAGGTCCGGCAAAGCCGCAAGCCGTCATAGATCGCGGCATGAATGTTGCGGCTGGCCACGGCATCGCCGATCCGATAGAGCCGGAACCGACCCTCAGCGTTATCCGTGACCGACTGTTCCCGCCCGGCGATGAAAGCCTCGTAGTCCACAGCGCCGAGGTTCACGGAATGCGGCTTCAGGTCGAAGTAGAGGTCGTCCAGCGGCAGGGTCCCGTGCTCCACCACCACCTGATCGACCTCACGCTCTTGCACCTTGTCGCCATAGTCGCTGCCGATCAGCGCCAGCAGCGCGTTGCCAGAGCGCCTGACGCCGACGAGACGACTGTTGATGGTGACCCGCACGCCATGCTCGGCGAAGCACTTCGCATAGGCGACGTGGTTGAGCCCGCCCATCTCCGGCGCGAAGAAGCGCTCCGGGCTGACCACTTCCAAGCTGCTGCCGGCTTCCGCCAGCGCCTCGGCGGCCTGCATGCCGGGATGCCCGCCGTTGTCGTCGAACAGCAGGACACGCTGCCCCGGCTTGGCGTCGCCGGAGAGGATGTCCCAGGCGCTCACCACCAGATCGGCGCCCTCTTCCAGCCAGCCGCTGTCCGGCAGGCCGCCGGTGGCGACCACCACGATGTCCGGCTCTTCGGCCAGGACCTCAGCGGCTTCGGCGTAGCTGTTGAAGCGGAACTCGACGCCCAGGCGCTGGCACTGGGCCATGCGCCAGTCCGAAATGCCGATCAGCTCCGACCTGCGCTTCAACTGGGCGGCAAGCCGCACCTGTCCGCCAGGCTGGTCAGCTGCTTCGAAGACGACCACCTCGTGGCCGCGCTCAGCGGAGACCCGCGCGGCCTCAAGCCCCGCCGGTCCAGCGCCGACCACCACCACGCGGCGTTTCGGCCCTTCACTGGGTTTGAGGACATGCGGCTGGCTCGCCTCGCGGCCGGTCGAGGGGTTGTGGATGCAAAGCGCCTCATGCCCCTCGTAGATCCGGTCCAGACAATAGGTCGCGCCGACGCAGGGGCGGATGTCCTCTTCGCGCCCCTCGGCCACCTTCTTGGCGATGTGGGGGTCGGCGATGTGGGCGCGCGTCATGCCGACCATGTCGAGCTTGCCCTCGGCGATGGCGTGACGGGCCGTGGCGACATCGCTGATGCGCGCGGCGTGGAACACCGGGAACTTTGTCTCGGCGCGCACCTCGCCCGCGAAGTCCAGGTGCGGCGAGGCGGGGCTTCCTTGGATCGGTATGACCTTCGACAGAACGGCGTCGGATTCGATGTGACCGCGGATGACATTCAGGAAGTCGATGCGCCCCCCGCCGACCAGGCGCCGGCAGATCTCCAGCCCGTCCTCACGGCTCAGGCCCTTGTCCCAGTCCTCGTCTGCGACCAGCCGCAGCCCAAGGATGAAGTCGGGTCCGGTTGCCTTGCGGATCTCCTCCAAGACCTGATGGGTGAATCGCAGACGGTTGTCGAGAGAGCCGCCGTAGCGATCCTCGCGCTTGTTGGTGGCGGGCGACCAGAACTGATCGAGCAGATGGCCGTAGGCCTCCAGTTCGATCCCGTCGAGCCCGGCTTCCTGCATCCTTTGCGCCGCCGCAGCGTAGTCCTTTGCAATGCGCTCCAGGTCCCACTCCTCGGCGGCCTTGGGAAAGGCCCGGTGCGCCGGTTCGCGGATCGGCGAGGGCGCCAGGACCGGCAGCCAGTCCGCCTTGTTCCAATTGGTGCGCCGCCCGAGGTGGGTGAGCTGAATCATCACCGCCGCGCCTTGCTCGTGGCAGTCGTCGGTCAGGCGCTTCAGCCAGGGCACGATCTCGTCCCGGTAGGCATGGAGGTTGCCGAACGCCTCAGGCGAATCAGGAGAGACGATCGCCGACCCCGCGGTCATGGTGAGTGCGATGCCGCCCTTGGCCTTTTCCAGGTGATAGAGGCGGTAGCGGTCCTTGGGCAGGCCGTCTTCGGAATAGGCCGGCTCGTGCGCTGTCGACATGATCCTGTTGCGCAGGGTCAGGTGCTTTAGCTGGTAGGGTTGCAGCAGCGGGTCGTTCTCTCGCATCTCTCAATCTCTCGTCTTCGCTTCTAGAGTTCGCGGGCCAGCTTGCGGCCCTCGTAGATCGCCATCACGGCCAGGCGCGGGGCGACGGCGTCGCCGATGCTGTGAAGACCGTAACCGCGCTCCGCCCTTTCCTCCAAGGCATCACCCAGCCAGCGCTGGCTTTCGTTGGCGCAACCCAGGACCAGCGTGTCGGCCTGGACCACACGCTTTTCGCCGTCGCGCAGGTCCAGCACCTCCGCCCCCTCGCCCGGACCCTTCCAGGCCGTGATCGCGGAATCGCTCAGGGTCTCCACGCCCAGCTGTTTCAGGCGCTTCCTCAAGGGCCAGTCGGTCGCGGTGCGCACCAGTTCCCAACCGGTCATGGCGAAGCGGGTCACGATGGTGACCTCATGGCCCTGCTCGGCCAGATGCCAGGCGGTTCCCGCCGCGTGCCAGTGGCCGACGTCGTCCAGCACAACGACCCGCTTTCCAGGACGCGCATTGCGGCTCATGACGTCCTCGACCGAGAAGACGCCGCCCTTGTCGATCCCCGGTAGCGTCTCGACCTCCGGCAGGGCGCGCTGGAAGCCGGACTCCGTCGGCAGGGATCCGGTCGCGAGGATCACATGATCGGCCCCGAAGGCCTCGATCTCCTCCGGCTCCAGGAAGCAGTTGCGCCGCAGTTCCACCTGCAGCTTGCCGAGCTGCGTCTCGTACCATTGGATAAGGTCCAGGATCTGCGCGCGGCGCGGCTGTAGCCCGGCGAGGCGGAAGCGCCCTCCCAACTCCGGGCCCGCCTCGCAGAGCGTCACCTTGTGGCCGCGCTCGGCCGCCACGCGGGCGGCCTCCAGCCCGGCGGGCCCGCCGCCCACCACCAGCACGCGCTTGGGCGCCGCAGCCGGCGTGAAGCGGTCGCCGTCCCATTCGAACTCCCGCCCCGCCGAGGGGTTGATGAGACAGGAGATCCAGTAGTCGCGCGCCCGCCTGCCCCAGCACATCTGGTTGCAGGAGAGACAGGGCCGGATGTCCTCGGGCCGACCCTCGCGCGCCTTGTTGGCGAGGTGCGGGTCGGCGATCTGGCCGCGCACGATGGAGACCAGATCGGCCTGACCGGAAGCGATCACATAGTCGGCGTTCTCCGGGGTCCGGATGTGGCTCTCGGCCTGGATGCGGGTGTGCTTGACCACCTGCTTCAGTGCCTCGGCATAGGGAACGCCCAGCTTGTCGCCGTAGAGCACCGTCGGCATGAGCGGATAGAAGTCGAAGTAGCTGCCGGTGCCGCAGGTCATGTAGTCGATCAAGGCGCG of the Limibacillus sp. genome contains:
- a CDS encoding cold-shock protein; this encodes MTKGTVKWFNATKGYGFITPEDGSKDAFVHISAVERAGLPGLNEGQVVEFELQMGKNGKESAQNLKVVG
- a CDS encoding DUF2256 domain-containing protein yields the protein MTHRESPSRRGGSHRKAHLPEKLCPVCQRPFAWRKKWARDWEKVRYCSKGCAGQARQA
- a CDS encoding NADH:flavin oxidoreductase; protein product: MRENDPLLQPYQLKHLTLRNRIMSTAHEPAYSEDGLPKDRYRLYHLEKAKGGIALTMTAGSAIVSPDSPEAFGNLHAYRDEIVPWLKRLTDDCHEQGAAVMIQLTHLGRRTNWNKADWLPVLAPSPIREPAHRAFPKAAEEWDLERIAKDYAAAAQRMQEAGLDGIELEAYGHLLDQFWSPATNKREDRYGGSLDNRLRFTHQVLEEIRKATGPDFILGLRLVADEDWDKGLSREDGLEICRRLVGGGRIDFLNVIRGHIESDAVLSKVIPIQGSPASPHLDFAGEVRAETKFPVFHAARISDVATARHAIAEGKLDMVGMTRAHIADPHIAKKVAEGREEDIRPCVGATYCLDRIYEGHEALCIHNPSTGREASQPHVLKPSEGPKRRVVVVGAGPAGLEAARVSAERGHEVVVFEAADQPGGQVRLAAQLKRRSELIGISDWRMAQCQRLGVEFRFNSYAEAAEVLAEEPDIVVVATGGLPDSGWLEEGADLVVSAWDILSGDAKPGQRVLLFDDNGGHPGMQAAEALAEAGSSLEVVSPERFFAPEMGGLNHVAYAKCFAEHGVRVTINSRLVGVRRSGNALLALIGSDYGDKVQEREVDQVVVEHGTLPLDDLYFDLKPHSVNLGAVDYEAFIAGREQSVTDNAEGRFRLYRIGDAVASRNIHAAIYDGLRLCRTF
- a CDS encoding FAD-dependent oxidoreductase encodes the protein MGQAFPQLFSPLTLRHKTLRSRLTFGAHTANMSEGGLPSERHRGYYEERARGGAAMIVVEPVPVHESAVLTRGNFRPGDDAVIPGFRKITEAVKAHGAVPLNQLYHVGQHGDFDNSFHANWSPSGLPSYHDSDGSHAMTEAEIEELLESYVAAARRARESGFEGVELFAAYHALIDQFWTPWSNRRDDRWGGSFENRMRFSTELTSRIRKACGEDFIIGMAVSMHPEVEASLSVEAMQEIAVYHDERALIDYMTCGTGSYFDFYPLMPTVLYGDKLGVPYAEALKQVVKHTRIQAESHIRTPENADYVIASGQADLVSIVRGQIADPHLANKAREGRPEDIRPCLSCNQMCWGRRARDYWISCLINPSAGREFEWDGDRFTPAAAPKRVLVVGGGPAGLEAARVAAERGHKVTLCEAGPELGGRFRLAGLQPRRAQILDLIQWYETQLGKLQVELRRNCFLEPEEIEAFGADHVILATGSLPTESGFQRALPEVETLPGIDKGGVFSVEDVMSRNARPGKRVVVLDDVGHWHAAGTAWHLAEQGHEVTIVTRFAMTGWELVRTATDWPLRKRLKQLGVETLSDSAITAWKGPGEGAEVLDLRDGEKRVVQADTLVLGCANESQRWLGDALEERAERGYGLHSIGDAVAPRLAVMAIYEGRKLAREL